A region of the Microcoleus sp. bin38.metabat.b11b12b14.051 genome:
TACTTGATGTTTTTCCAACGTCAAGCGAGATTGCGATGAACCCGACAATCTTTTCAACAATTTCGGTGTAGGATCGTATAGTAAATAAATAATGCGATCGCCCGATTGCCAAATCTCGGCCGCCGACACTACTTGTAAATATCCCTGTCTTTCCAGCAGCAGCGGCGCCAACTCCCCGGCTTGCACCAAAGCTTGCAAGTGAGCAATCTGAAACTGCAATCCCTCACTTTTTAACTCAGTTTCGCCCAATTTTACTTCGTCGTCGGTCAAATATTCGTTCCAATCCTTCAGCGACAAATCCGAGACAAAGGCTTGATTGATTTTACTCTGATTTGCAGGTGTATTTGCTTGCGGGTCTTTGGGAAATATTGCCAAAACTCTCGGCGGTGAAAACTCTTCGGCTGCTCGTTGAGCTAACACTAAGTTTACCTCGCCGTTGTTGGTCATTGCCAAAAATGTTCCCATCGAATCGAGTCCGGCTTCTTCTAACACACTATGGTCGAGAGCACTGCTTAAAAACACTCGCAAACCTTCTCGTTCTGCTGCTTGACAAGCTTCCGGATTAGTGTCTATAATTGCTACAGATTCGCCGCGTTCTTGAAATAAGCGAGCAATTAATCTGCTTAAAGGATTTGACCCGACAATTGCTGCGCCGGTTGCTGATTTTGATGTGACTCCTAACAGTTGAGCCATCCATCCCGCCGTCAGCCCTTGCACGAAAACTGTCATAATAATTGTTAGGAAAACTAAGGCTTTAATTGAGTCGCCGCCGTTGATTCCCCGTTGGGTGAGCAAAATTGCAAATAAAGATGCGATCGACGCTGAGACAATTCCCCTCGGCGCTACCCAACAAGCAAATAATTTTTGTCGCCAGTTCAGCCCGCTGTTCCACGTACACAGCCAAATGTTGATCGGGCGGACTACCCACATTAATGCTAAAACTGTAAACAAACTTCCCCAACCGAGGGCGACTACACTAGCGAGGGATAAATCGGCTGCCAGCAGCACGAACAGTACAGAAATAGCCAGGACGGTAAGCTGACCTTTAAACCTCCTCAGCAGCCTTTCTTCTGGCACCGCAGCGGCTCTGAGGACGATGCCGGAGAGAACCGTTGCCATCAGCCCTGATTCGCTGCGGAGTTCTTCTGCTAAGCCGAACAATCCCCACAAACCTGCTAAAACGACTAAGTTTTTGAGGTCTTCTGAGAGAAATTGCGATCGCTTGAGAATGAATCCCAGCAGCCAACCTCCGGCTACTCCGACGACTGTACCCACTAGCAGGCGGACAATTAAATCTCGAAATAAGATAAATAAATCAGCATTACCGTTTAAGATAATATTCAGTACCAATACTGCCAGAATTGCCCCAACTGGATCGATTAAAACGCCTTCTGCTTCTAGCAAAGCTGCTACTTGTTTGTCAACTGATACTTGTTTGAGCAAAGGGCCGATGACGGTTGGGCCTGTGACGACTACTAAAGAAGCATACAGAAATGCGATCGGCCAGGGAAATTCCCCTAACCAGTGTGCAGCCATTCCGCCGCCAATTAACGTAATTAAAGTGCCAAAAGTAACTAAATTGCGGATGCTGCCGGAAACTTTGCCTAAATCTCGCAATTCCAAATTCAGGCCGCCTTCAAACAGAATTAAGGCTACTGAAAGGGATACCATAACTTCCAAACCGCTACCCAACAGATTGGGGTGCAACAGTCCCAAGCAATCCGGGCCTGCTAAAATACCGAATAGCAGCAAAAATACGATCGCCGGAACTTTTAGATAAGCGGCCAGAACTTGAGCGCTGATACCACAGGTGACGGTCATGACCATCAACAGGGTGATGTTAAAGGGGATTTCCATAGATACAATTGTTACAGGCTGCCCGCTGGCTTGTGCAAGTGCGATCGCGGGTAATTTGAGTACAGGCGCTCTTTTTGGCGATCGTACAATCTCGGCACGGCCCTGGATTTTTGGTAATAAAATTAAAAAACGTTGATATTGGCTATCACTTTATCAGATAACTCTCTTGGCGTCAAAGATGGATTAACCCCTTCTGAAAGCAGGTGCTAGAAGGCTTAAGGCTAAAAGTCTTTAGCCTCAATGGCTAGAAACCGGTCACTTTTAGCCAAATATTTGATAATTCCTAAAGATTCTATTACCAATCTGTAGTTCAAACAAAGTAAGATAGGTTTGCAGTCAGGACTTGAGTCCTGAAAGTCTTACTCTTGACTGCGAAGCCGAACAGAATTATTTGACCGGAAATAACATTACTTGCCGTCACGGCCCGCATTCTGCCACCGCTGACGAAAATCAGAGAGAATTGCCGCGGAAATTTGCCCTTCCAGCCAATCTAAAGCCTGATTTTGGTTTGGTGCAGCCCGATAAAATTTGCAAGCATCTATCAACCGAATCGAAGCATTTGGGACAGTAGATTGAGCGCGCCACTTTTGAGCAAACTCGGCAATCACAGCCGGAGAAATTTGTTTTTGCAGCCAATCTAAAGCTTTGTCTTGCTCTGCCAAGCCGCGATAAAATTTGCCGACATCTATCAATCGCAAATTAATGTCGCCTGGTACAGCAGTTATCCGCCATTTTTGAGTAAACTGCCCTAAAACAGAGCTAGAAACTTGACTTTGGAGCCAAATTAAGGCAGTATCTTGGCTGGCGCTAGCTTGGTAAGATGCGAATAGCTCAGTCAACTGCACGGCTGATGTCGGAGTGGGTGGGGGAATTGGTGTCGGAATAGGGACGGGCGTCGGGACTGGAGGGGGGACAATTACTTTGGGAGATTTTCTCATTAAAGCAGCCCAGGTTTTAATGCCTGC
Encoded here:
- a CDS encoding cation:proton antiporter, translated to MEIPFNITLLMVMTVTCGISAQVLAAYLKVPAIVFLLLFGILAGPDCLGLLHPNLLGSGLEVMVSLSVALILFEGGLNLELRDLGKVSGSIRNLVTFGTLITLIGGGMAAHWLGEFPWPIAFLYASLVVVTGPTVIGPLLKQVSVDKQVAALLEAEGVLIDPVGAILAVLVLNIILNGNADLFILFRDLIVRLLVGTVVGVAGGWLLGFILKRSQFLSEDLKNLVVLAGLWGLFGLAEELRSESGLMATVLSGIVLRAAAVPEERLLRRFKGQLTVLAISVLFVLLAADLSLASVVALGWGSLFTVLALMWVVRPINIWLCTWNSGLNWRQKLFACWVAPRGIVSASIASLFAILLTQRGINGGDSIKALVFLTIIMTVFVQGLTAGWMAQLLGVTSKSATGAAIVGSNPLSRLIARLFQERGESVAIIDTNPEACQAAEREGLRVFLSSALDHSVLEEAGLDSMGTFLAMTNNGEVNLVLAQRAAEEFSPPRVLAIFPKDPQANTPANQSKINQAFVSDLSLKDWNEYLTDDEVKLGETELKSEGLQFQIAHLQALVQAGELAPLLLERQGYLQVVSAAEIWQSGDRIIYLLYDPTPKLLKRLSGSSQSRLTLEKHQVVEQVPIPAQVLEEVLEEVTIEKEAEVLLPPVSR